A single region of the Prochlorococcus marinus str. MIT 0917 genome encodes:
- a CDS encoding tetratricopeptide repeat protein has translation MDGSTQEGEVKKKVTEVKTYSVPYEFKEIKENITVNTNTSSKPSKEQIINQAIQFHLKGNIIEAGELYQYCINQGFKDHRVFSNYGVILKDLGKLKEAELSYCKAIEIKPDYADAHYNLGIMLKDLGKLKEAELSYCKAIEIKPDYADAHYNLGIMLKDLGKLQDAELSYRKAIEIKSDYADAHYNLGIILKDLGKLKEAELSTRKAIEIKPDYADAHSNLGIILRALGKLKEAELSTRKAIEIKPDYADAHSNLGNILRALGKLKEAELSTRKAIEIKPDYAEAHYNLGIILSDMGNLQEAELSYRKAIEIKPDYADANYNLGIILKDLGKLKEAELSTRKAIEIKPDYADAHSNLGNILKDLGKLKEAELSTRKAIEIKPDYAEAHYNLGIILSDMGNLQEAELSYRKAIEIKPDYAEAHYNLGIILSDMGNLQEAELSYRKTIEIKPDFAEVHSNLGNILKDLGKLQEAELSYRKAIEIKPDYAEAYSNLGNILRALGKLKDAELSTRKAIEIKPDYAEAHYNLGIILKDLGKLQEAELSYRKAIEIKPDYAEAHSNRGIILSDLGKLQEAELSTRKAIKYNPNIGEAYFYLGNILKASAKFDEALYNYKKAKENKIEPKKCIAAIGKVLLNQGKHIEGIQNIREGDGSIIFDLKKGFSRI, from the coding sequence ATGGATGGCTCTACTCAGGAAGGAGAAGTAAAGAAAAAAGTCACTGAAGTAAAAACATACTCAGTTCCATATGAGTTCAAAGAAATCAAAGAAAATATTACTGTTAATACAAATACTTCTTCTAAACCTTCTAAAGAACAAATAATTAATCAAGCAATTCAGTTTCACCTAAAAGGAAATATTATAGAAGCAGGTGAACTTTATCAGTATTGTATAAATCAAGGTTTTAAAGATCACCGAGTTTTTTCTAATTATGGAGTTATATTAAAAGATCTTGGTAAATTAAAAGAAGCAGAATTGTCATATTGCAAAGCAATTGAAATCAAACCTGATTACGCAGATGCTCATTACAATCTGGGAATCATGTTGAAAGATCTTGGTAAATTAAAAGAAGCAGAATTGTCATATTGCAAAGCAATTGAAATCAAACCTGATTACGCAGATGCTCATTACAATCTGGGAATCATGTTGAAAGATCTTGGTAAATTACAAGACGCAGAATTGTCATATCGCAAAGCAATTGAAATCAAATCTGATTACGCAGATGCTCATTACAATCTGGGAATCATATTGAAAGATCTTGGTAAATTAAAAGAAGCAGAATTATCGACTCGCAAAGCAATTGAAATCAAACCTGATTACGCAGATGCTCATTCCAATCTGGGAATCATATTGAGAGCTCTTGGTAAATTAAAAGAAGCAGAATTATCGACTCGCAAAGCAATTGAAATCAAACCTGATTATGCAGATGCTCATTCCAATCTAGGAAATATATTGAGAGCTCTTGGTAAATTAAAAGAAGCAGAATTATCGACTCGCAAAGCAATTGAAATCAAACCTGATTACGCAGAGGCTCATTACAATCTGGGAATTATATTGAGTGATATGGGCAACTTACAAGAAGCAGAATTGTCATATCGCAAAGCAATTGAAATCAAACCTGATTACGCAGATGCTAATTACAATCTGGGAATTATATTGAAAGATCTTGGTAAATTAAAAGAAGCAGAATTATCGACTCGCAAAGCAATTGAAATCAAACCTGATTACGCAGATGCTCATTCCAATCTGGGAAATATATTGAAAGATCTTGGTAAATTAAAAGAAGCAGAATTATCGACTCGCAAAGCAATTGAAATCAAACCTGATTACGCAGAGGCTCATTACAATCTGGGAATTATATTGAGTGATATGGGCAACTTACAAGAAGCAGAATTGTCATATCGCAAAGCAATTGAAATCAAACCTGATTACGCAGAGGCTCATTACAATCTGGGAATTATATTGAGTGATATGGGCAACTTACAAGAAGCAGAATTGTCATATCGCAAAACAATTGAAATAAAACCTGATTTCGCAGAGGTGCATTCTAATCTGGGAAATATATTAAAGGATCTTGGCAAATTACAAGAAGCAGAATTGTCATACCGCAAAGCAATTGAAATCAAACCTGATTACGCAGAGGCTTATTCCAATCTAGGAAATATATTGAGAGCTCTTGGTAAATTAAAAGACGCAGAATTATCGACTCGCAAAGCAATTGAAATAAAACCTGATTACGCAGAGGCTCATTACAATCTGGGAATCATATTGAAAGATCTTGGCAAACTTCAAGAAGCAGAATTGTCATATCGCAAAGCAATTGAAATAAAACCTGATTACGCAGAGGCTCATTCTAATCGGGGAATCATATTGAGTGATCTTGGCAAATTACAAGAAGCAGAATTATCGACTCGCAAAGCAATTAAATATAATCCTAATATAGGGGAAGCATATTTTTACTTAGGCAATATTTTAAAAGCTAGTGCTAAGTTTGATGAGGCTTTGTACAACTACAAAAAAGCAAAAGAAAACAAAATTGAACCTAAAAAATGTATAGCTGCTATCGGAAAAGTGCTTTTAAATCAGGGAAAGCATATTGAAGGTATACAAAATATCAGAGAAGGAGATGGCTCAATTATATTTGATCTTAAGAAAGGATTTTCGAGAATCTAA
- the psbM gene encoding photosystem II reaction center protein PsbM yields METTSFGFAASLLFVGVPTIFLIGLFVSTSDGEKSSFYSDTSKGRLSPEPKK; encoded by the coding sequence ATGGAAACCACTAGTTTTGGATTTGCCGCAAGTCTTTTATTTGTTGGAGTACCAACGATCTTTCTTATTGGCCTTTTCGTTTCTACCAGCGATGGCGAGAAATCAAGCTTTTATTCTGATACCAGCAAGGGTAGATTGAGCCCTGAGCCTAAAAAGTAA
- the metK gene encoding methionine adenosyltransferase, producing the protein MSRYVFTSESVTEGHPDKICDQISDAVLDALLTEDPTSRVACEAVVNTGLCLITGEITSKAEVDFNKLVREVIKNIGYESASAGGFDANSCAVLVALDQQSSDIAKGVDEAEDHSTDPLDQVGAGDQGIMFGFACDETPELMPLPISLAHRLARRLALVRHQKLIDYLLPDGKTQVSVSYENGLPSSIDTILISTQHKSEVNGITLEDEIQKIIAKDLWELVVEPATEDLALKPSLETTRFLVNPTGKFVIGGPQGDAGLTGRKIIVDTYGGYARHGGGAFSGKDPTKVDRSAAYAARFVAKALVAANLAKKVEVQLSYAIGVAKPVSILVESYGTGKVSDAELTQLVQEQFDLRPGAIIKSFNLQELPRLRGGHFYKDIAAYGHFGRTDISLPWEDVSQKAKEINLLV; encoded by the coding sequence ATGAGTAGATACGTTTTTACCTCTGAATCGGTAACAGAAGGGCATCCCGATAAAATTTGCGATCAAATAAGTGATGCTGTTTTAGATGCTCTTCTAACTGAAGATCCAACAAGTAGGGTTGCATGTGAAGCAGTAGTAAATACTGGATTATGTCTAATAACTGGAGAAATAACTTCTAAAGCGGAGGTTGATTTCAATAAGCTTGTTAGAGAGGTCATCAAAAACATTGGCTATGAAAGTGCAAGTGCTGGTGGCTTTGATGCTAATAGCTGCGCAGTCCTAGTTGCACTTGACCAACAGTCCTCAGACATTGCTAAAGGAGTAGATGAAGCTGAAGACCATTCAACAGACCCACTAGATCAAGTTGGTGCTGGCGATCAAGGAATTATGTTTGGATTTGCTTGTGATGAGACTCCTGAACTTATGCCATTGCCAATTAGTCTCGCTCATCGATTAGCAAGACGATTGGCATTAGTGAGGCATCAAAAATTAATTGATTATCTTTTACCTGATGGGAAAACCCAAGTAAGTGTCTCATATGAAAACGGATTACCCAGCTCCATAGACACAATTCTGATTTCTACTCAACACAAATCAGAAGTCAATGGAATAACTCTTGAAGATGAAATCCAAAAAATAATTGCAAAAGACCTATGGGAATTAGTTGTCGAGCCAGCCACAGAGGACCTAGCTCTAAAACCTTCACTAGAAACTACTCGTTTTCTAGTGAATCCAACAGGAAAATTTGTAATTGGAGGACCGCAAGGAGATGCAGGACTCACAGGTCGCAAAATAATCGTAGACACATATGGTGGATATGCTCGCCATGGTGGTGGAGCGTTTTCTGGAAAGGATCCTACAAAAGTTGATAGATCAGCAGCTTATGCAGCAAGATTTGTCGCGAAAGCTTTGGTTGCAGCAAATCTTGCAAAAAAAGTTGAAGTCCAACTTAGTTATGCAATTGGTGTAGCCAAACCAGTCTCAATACTTGTTGAGTCTTATGGCACCGGAAAAGTTTCAGACGCTGAATTAACTCAACTAGTTCAAGAACAATTTGATTTAAGACCAGGGGCAATTATTAAATCTTTTAACCTACAAGAACTTCCTAGACTAAGAGGAGGACATTTTTATAAAGATATTGCAGCTTATGGTCATTTTGGAAGAACTGATATATCTCTTCCATGGGAAGATGTTTCTCAAAAAGCCAAAGAAATCAATTTACTCGTGTAA
- the nrdR gene encoding transcriptional regulator NrdR, with translation MQCPSCQNTDSRVLESRSADSGRSVRRRRECLNCDFRFTTYERVETTPITVLKRSGAKELFNRSKIVNGINRACEKTLVNGSQIEFIVDEIELELNQGIRKEVKTNEIGEMVLSQLKDINEVAYIRFASVYRQFDGINDFMKTLESLKPIKKEQLASVL, from the coding sequence ATGCAGTGCCCATCTTGCCAAAATACAGACAGTCGAGTTCTTGAATCTCGTTCCGCCGATTCTGGAAGAAGCGTCAGAAGAAGAAGGGAGTGCTTAAATTGCGACTTCCGATTTACTACTTATGAAAGAGTGGAAACTACACCAATTACTGTTTTAAAAAGAAGTGGAGCAAAAGAATTATTTAATCGAAGTAAAATAGTTAATGGTATAAACAGAGCATGTGAAAAAACACTTGTAAATGGATCTCAAATTGAATTTATTGTTGATGAAATTGAACTAGAACTTAATCAAGGAATTCGAAAAGAAGTAAAAACAAATGAGATTGGAGAAATGGTTCTTTCACAATTAAAAGATATTAATGAAGTTGCATACATAAGATTTGCCTCTGTTTATAGACAATTTGATGGGATAAATGATTTTATGAAAACCCTTGAATCACTAAAACCAATAAAAAAAGAACAATTGGCATCAGTTCTTTAA
- a CDS encoding 2OG-Fe(II) oxygenase — protein sequence MTKRVNLEKSKLSPNFIGSWEIESSLCDQIIAYYDKNKEKQIKGATGLGGISLETKDRSDISMSPKDINLKGNEIFNKYFASLYELYKDYNKQWPFLASIVSTLEIGRFNIGKYRPGQHFKRIHTERSNLGTLHRLLAFMTYLNDVEDGGSTYFSHYDLDIKPRKGLTIIWPAEWTHSHKGNIVNTGSKYIITGWLTFPK from the coding sequence ATGACAAAGCGAGTAAATTTAGAGAAATCAAAACTCTCTCCTAACTTTATAGGTTCATGGGAAATAGAATCTTCATTATGTGATCAAATAATAGCTTATTATGATAAGAATAAAGAAAAACAAATAAAAGGTGCAACTGGTCTTGGAGGTATCAGTTTAGAAACTAAAGACAGAAGCGATATATCTATGTCTCCAAAAGATATAAATCTAAAAGGCAACGAAATATTCAATAAATACTTTGCGAGCTTATATGAATTATATAAAGACTATAATAAACAATGGCCATTTCTAGCATCAATTGTTTCTACTCTTGAAATAGGTAGATTCAATATAGGAAAATATAGACCTGGTCAGCACTTTAAAAGAATACATACTGAACGATCCAATCTAGGTACACTTCACAGATTATTAGCATTTATGACCTATTTAAATGATGTAGAAGATGGAGGATCAACATATTTCTCACATTATGATTTAGATATAAAACCTCGAAAGGGACTAACTATTATTTGGCCAGCTGAATGGACTCACTCACATAAAGGTAATATTGTAAATACAGGTTCAAAATATATTATTACTGGCTGGTTAACATTTCCAAAATAA
- the psbB gene encoding photosystem II chlorophyll-binding protein CP47, translated as MGLPWYRVHTVVINDPGRLLAVHLMHTALLAGWAGSMALYELAIFDPSDPVLNPMWRQGMYVMPFMARLGITGSWNGWDITGATGVDPGFWSFEGVAAAHIVFSGLLMLAAVWHWTYWDLELWEDSRTGEPALDLPRIFGIHLFLAGLTCFGFGAFHCSTVGIWVSDPYGLTGHVEKVAPVWGAEGFNPFNAGGIVANHVGAGLLGIIGGIFHITNRPGERLYRALKLGSLEGVLASALAAVLFVSFVVAGTMWYGSATTPVELFGPTRYQWDSGYFKTEINRRVQESMNDGASKAEAYEAIPEQLAFYDYVGNSPAKGGLFRVGAMVNGDGVPSGWQGHISFTDSDGNDLEVRRIPNFFENFPVILEDKDGNVKADIPFRRAEAKYSIEQTGVTATVYGGELNGQTFTDPVIVKRLARKSQLGEAFKFDRDRYKSDGVFRSSPRAWFTYAHLCFGLLFLFGHWWHAARTLFGDRFSGIDPELGDQVEFGLFKKLGDESTRRVPGRA; from the coding sequence ATGGGATTGCCCTGGTATCGGGTGCACACAGTCGTTATCAACGACCCTGGCCGCCTCTTGGCCGTGCACCTCATGCATACTGCTTTGTTAGCCGGCTGGGCCGGCTCAATGGCCTTATATGAATTGGCCATTTTTGATCCTTCTGATCCAGTACTTAATCCAATGTGGCGCCAAGGCATGTATGTCATGCCGTTTATGGCCCGCCTAGGAATTACAGGTAGCTGGAACGGATGGGATATAACCGGAGCAACCGGAGTTGACCCCGGATTCTGGAGCTTCGAAGGTGTTGCTGCAGCTCATATAGTTTTCAGTGGTCTTTTAATGCTCGCTGCCGTATGGCACTGGACATATTGGGACCTTGAATTGTGGGAAGATTCCCGCACTGGAGAACCAGCTTTAGATCTTCCAAGAATATTTGGAATCCATCTTTTCTTAGCTGGCTTGACATGCTTTGGGTTTGGCGCATTTCATTGCTCAACTGTAGGCATATGGGTTTCTGACCCATATGGATTAACCGGGCATGTAGAAAAAGTTGCTCCAGTCTGGGGTGCAGAAGGATTTAATCCATTTAATGCTGGAGGGATTGTCGCCAATCACGTTGGGGCAGGACTTTTAGGAATAATTGGTGGAATATTCCATATCACCAATAGACCTGGAGAAAGGCTATATAGGGCTTTAAAGCTAGGTAGCCTAGAGGGCGTTCTAGCAAGTGCTCTAGCAGCTGTTCTTTTTGTATCCTTCGTAGTCGCTGGAACCATGTGGTATGGATCAGCAACAACTCCAGTTGAATTATTTGGTCCAACCAGATATCAATGGGATTCTGGGTATTTCAAAACTGAAATCAACCGCAGAGTTCAAGAGTCTATGAATGATGGTGCTTCGAAAGCTGAAGCTTATGAAGCCATTCCTGAGCAACTTGCTTTCTATGACTATGTCGGCAATAGTCCAGCAAAAGGAGGACTATTCAGAGTTGGAGCAATGGTTAATGGCGATGGAGTTCCAAGTGGATGGCAAGGTCACATCTCATTTACTGATAGCGATGGCAATGACTTAGAAGTAAGAAGAATTCCAAATTTCTTTGAAAACTTCCCAGTCATTCTTGAAGACAAGGATGGGAACGTTAAAGCTGACATTCCTTTCCGTCGCGCCGAAGCTAAGTACTCTATTGAACAAACTGGAGTAACAGCTACTGTTTATGGTGGTGAATTAAATGGTCAAACATTTACTGATCCAGTCATAGTAAAGCGTTTAGCTAGAAAGTCTCAACTTGGAGAAGCATTCAAGTTTGATAGAGATCGCTACAAGTCTGATGGTGTATTCAGAAGCTCTCCAAGAGCCTGGTTCACTTATGCACACTTGTGCTTTGGCTTGTTATTCCTCTTCGGGCACTGGTGGCACGCCGCAAGAACTCTATTTGGCGACAGATTCTCAGGTATCGATCCAGAGCTTGGGGATCAAGTTGAGTTTGGTCTCTTCAAAAAACTAGGAGACGAATCAACGCGCCGAGTTCCAGGTCGAGCCTAA
- a CDS encoding DUF2470 domain-containing protein — protein MNPEPITQESSTRICNHMNKDHKDAVNAYAKYYGKVKTFKSATMISISKESLQLQIDNKTLEIKFDHILQDCSDAHKTLVRMIKAIPTL, from the coding sequence ATGAATCCCGAACCAATCACCCAAGAGTCAAGTACAAGAATATGTAATCATATGAACAAGGACCATAAGGATGCAGTCAATGCATATGCAAAATATTATGGAAAAGTTAAAACTTTTAAATCAGCAACAATGATAAGCATATCTAAAGAATCTCTCCAGCTTCAAATTGATAACAAGACATTGGAAATAAAATTTGATCATATTCTTCAAGACTGCTCAGATGCTCATAAAACATTGGTTCGGATGATTAAAGCTATTCCTACGTTATGA
- a CDS encoding 30S ribosomal protein S1: MSENQASKVQEKNPEKETSIPEETISNSVSAELEENSNNELKEEDIPKNIPAADNSSSRVNKSDLESAGFTLDEFASLLSKYDYNFKPGDIVNGTVFALESKGAMIDIGAKTAAFMPMQEVSINRVEGLSDVLQPSEIREFFIMTEENEDGQLSLSIRRIEYQRAWERVRQLQKEDATIYSEVFATNRGGALVRVEGLRGFIPGSHISTRKAKEELVADFLPLKFLEVDEERNRLVLSHRRALVERKMNRLEVGEVVVGAVRGIKPYGAFIDIGGVSGLLHISEISHEHIETPHSVLNVNDQMKVMIIDLDAERGRISLSTKALEPEPGDMLTDPQKVFDKAEEMAARYKQMLLEQAEEGEDPIAVMTI, translated from the coding sequence ATGTCCGAAAATCAAGCAAGCAAAGTTCAAGAAAAGAATCCTGAAAAAGAAACATCAATACCTGAAGAAACTATCTCAAATTCTGTAAGTGCTGAATTAGAAGAGAATTCCAATAATGAATTAAAAGAAGAAGATATCCCAAAAAACATTCCTGCTGCTGATAACTCTTCAAGCAGAGTTAATAAGAGTGATCTTGAAAGTGCAGGCTTCACTCTTGATGAATTTGCATCTTTACTAAGCAAATATGACTACAACTTTAAACCTGGAGATATAGTAAATGGAACTGTTTTTGCTCTTGAATCCAAAGGAGCAATGATTGACATTGGTGCAAAAACAGCTGCTTTTATGCCAATGCAAGAAGTATCCATAAATAGAGTCGAGGGCCTGAGTGATGTTTTACAGCCTTCAGAAATTAGAGAATTTTTTATAATGACGGAAGAGAATGAGGATGGTCAATTATCCTTATCAATTAGAAGAATTGAATATCAACGAGCTTGGGAAAGAGTTCGACAATTGCAAAAAGAAGATGCAACAATTTATTCAGAAGTTTTTGCTACAAATAGAGGTGGAGCGCTAGTTAGAGTTGAAGGACTTAGGGGCTTTATTCCTGGATCCCATATAAGCACTAGAAAGGCGAAAGAAGAACTAGTTGCTGATTTCCTACCTTTGAAATTTTTAGAAGTTGATGAAGAAAGAAATAGGCTCGTCCTAAGTCATCGCAGGGCTTTGGTTGAAAGAAAAATGAATCGTCTTGAAGTTGGAGAAGTTGTTGTAGGAGCAGTTAGAGGAATCAAACCTTATGGTGCATTTATAGACATTGGGGGTGTAAGTGGGCTGCTTCACATTTCCGAGATAAGTCATGAACATATTGAAACTCCCCACTCTGTATTAAACGTCAATGACCAAATGAAAGTCATGATCATAGACCTAGATGCTGAAAGAGGACGAATTTCCCTTTCTACTAAGGCACTTGAACCAGAGCCAGGAGATATGCTGACAGACCCTCAAAAAGTTTTTGATAAAGCTGAGGAGATGGCCGCAAGATATAAACAAATGCTTCTTGAGCAAGCTGAGGAAGGAGAAGATCCTATTGCAGTAATGACTATTTGA
- a CDS encoding HAD family hydrolase, with protein sequence MAELLIKNSSVGFIKAIIFDKDGTLSNSEEYLLELAKTRVDFAVAKFRKLKINNFKIFLLKKLLNSVYGLTNQTLSANASLAIASKEQNIISTATIFTIFGFDWFKSISISQTIFDEVDIFLAKNKNNRQKRKKLISGAFDLLASIKNKGVSIALMTNDTQVGIEEFISSNQLEGMFDYLWSAENKPSKPNPKAVIELCKRMLINPSECALISDADTDLKMAKEADIPIIIGFSGGWKNPPILTETQFIIEKLNELNIQINT encoded by the coding sequence ATGGCAGAGCTGTTAATAAAAAATAGTTCTGTTGGTTTTATTAAAGCAATAATATTTGATAAGGATGGAACATTATCGAATAGTGAGGAATACTTATTAGAACTAGCCAAAACTAGAGTAGATTTTGCAGTTGCCAAATTTAGAAAATTAAAAATAAACAATTTTAAAATCTTTTTATTAAAAAAATTACTTAATTCTGTTTATGGATTAACAAATCAAACTCTTTCAGCTAATGCAAGTCTAGCAATTGCATCGAAAGAACAAAATATTATATCTACAGCAACAATATTCACTATTTTTGGTTTTGATTGGTTTAAATCAATTTCAATAAGTCAAACAATATTCGATGAAGTAGATATTTTCCTTGCTAAAAATAAAAATAATAGACAGAAGCGCAAGAAATTAATTTCTGGGGCATTTGATCTATTAGCTTCTATCAAAAATAAAGGTGTAAGTATTGCATTAATGACGAATGATACACAAGTTGGCATCGAAGAATTTATTTCCAGCAATCAACTAGAGGGTATGTTTGATTATCTTTGGAGTGCTGAGAATAAACCGTCAAAACCCAACCCAAAAGCAGTTATAGAACTTTGCAAAAGAATGCTAATAAATCCTTCAGAATGTGCACTTATTTCAGATGCTGATACTGATTTAAAAATGGCCAAAGAAGCTGACATACCAATAATAATAGGCTTTAGTGGTGGATGGAAAAATCCTCCCATTCTCACCGAAACACAATTCATTATCGAAAAATTAAATGAATTAAATATTCAGATAAACACCTAA
- a CDS encoding FGGY-family carbohydrate kinase: MLNDSLVLGIDLGTSGTRIAIINTKKKILFTSSKTYSKGLEISEDWINSLKNLIQEIPKSLKEKLVSCSIAGTSGTLLACKRNGEPLGKALPYFVSCSEYSYDIKKIFTKECAGSSISGSVGRALRLIALYGNEIILRHQADWVSGWLINNWEYGEEGNNIRMGWEISNSSWPAKFQNLKWLKCLPKIIPSGQIMGNICIKKAHELNLPKNLQIIAGTTDSNAGVLATLPNKNDGITILGSTIVIKKFVNKALSGKGISNHKLFGNWLSGGASNAGAAILLDFFDIEYIEELSKQINPNKSTGLNLLPLSNQGERFPIDDPSLKPKLEPRPVSDSLYLHALFEGLAKIEAKGWQKLHELGADLPKRIITIGGGAKNITWKKIREKEIGIPIKVCNTPPAAGVASIALQRLL, encoded by the coding sequence ATGTTAAATGATTCTCTTGTACTTGGCATAGATCTTGGTACATCGGGTACAAGAATTGCAATAATCAATACTAAAAAAAAAATACTATTCACATCATCAAAAACATACTCTAAAGGTCTCGAAATATCGGAAGACTGGATAAATAGCCTCAAAAATCTAATACAAGAAATTCCAAAAAGTCTAAAAGAAAAATTGGTTTCTTGTTCAATAGCGGGTACTTCTGGAACACTTTTAGCATGCAAAAGAAATGGAGAACCTTTAGGAAAAGCCCTACCTTATTTTGTATCTTGTTCGGAATATTCATACGATATTAAAAAGATATTTACCAAAGAATGTGCTGGCTCAAGCATAAGTGGAAGTGTTGGGAGAGCATTAAGACTTATAGCCTTATACGGTAATGAAATAATCTTAAGGCACCAAGCAGATTGGGTGAGTGGATGGCTTATCAATAATTGGGAATATGGTGAAGAAGGTAACAATATTAGGATGGGATGGGAAATATCAAATAGTTCATGGCCAGCAAAATTTCAAAATTTAAAATGGTTAAAATGTCTTCCTAAAATAATTCCTTCAGGACAAATAATGGGAAATATATGTATTAAAAAAGCCCATGAATTAAATTTACCAAAAAACCTTCAAATCATAGCAGGAACGACAGATTCTAATGCTGGAGTTTTAGCAACTTTACCTAATAAAAATGATGGTATAACAATCCTTGGTAGCACAATAGTTATTAAGAAGTTTGTTAATAAAGCCCTTTCAGGCAAAGGCATATCAAATCATAAATTATTTGGGAATTGGTTATCTGGGGGAGCATCTAATGCAGGGGCAGCGATACTCTTAGATTTCTTTGATATTGAATATATTGAAGAACTAAGCAAACAAATAAATCCTAATAAGTCTACCGGATTGAATCTTCTTCCACTATCAAATCAAGGCGAAAGATTCCCAATAGATGATCCCAGTTTAAAACCTAAACTTGAGCCCAGACCAGTAAGTGATTCTCTTTATCTACATGCATTATTTGAAGGATTGGCGAAAATAGAAGCGAAAGGCTGGCAGAAACTTCATGAATTAGGAGCTGATTTACCTAAGCGAATAATTACTATTGGAGGAGGTGCAAAAAATATTACTTGGAAAAAAATAAGAGAAAAAGAAATCGGTATACCAATAAAAGTTTGCAATACCCCACCCGCAGCAGGAGTGGCAAGTATTGCATTGCAGAGATTATTATGA
- a CDS encoding photosystem II reaction center protein T — protein sequence MEAFSYVLILTLALVTLFFAVAFRDPPKYDK from the coding sequence ATGGAAGCTTTCTCCTACGTGCTAATACTTACTTTGGCACTTGTAACTCTCTTCTTTGCTGTAGCATTTCGCGATCCTCCGAAATACGACAAGTAA
- a CDS encoding CmcI family methyltransferase, protein MRFVNIKNRKFATVIYQLSAAFLQSYTQTIKASKWNKHKWKGLTLMKDPMTLSIYMMMIQEIKPKTILEFGTYDGGSSLWMEDIMKSLSLDCKIHTFDINPDRVKLPEDSKIKYHQLDNNKINEFIDKSRDLFENMESPILIIEDSHVNVDEIVRSIDPFLRSGDYLVIEDTLDQIKYQETIQSENGIRNLNYEVDTYFCDFWGMNNSWNINSIFRKV, encoded by the coding sequence ATGAGATTTGTAAATATTAAAAATAGGAAGTTTGCTACAGTAATTTATCAATTATCAGCTGCTTTCCTTCAAAGTTATACTCAGACAATAAAAGCCTCTAAATGGAATAAACATAAGTGGAAAGGGCTTACATTAATGAAAGATCCAATGACTCTAAGTATCTACATGATGATGATACAAGAAATAAAGCCTAAAACTATATTGGAATTTGGAACATATGATGGAGGTAGTTCTCTATGGATGGAAGATATTATGAAATCTCTATCATTAGATTGTAAAATTCATACTTTTGATATTAACCCAGACAGAGTAAAACTTCCAGAAGATAGCAAAATAAAATACCATCAACTTGACAATAACAAAATCAATGAATTTATAGATAAAAGTAGAGATTTATTCGAAAATATGGAAAGCCCAATTCTAATTATTGAAGACTCTCATGTAAATGTTGACGAGATAGTTAGATCTATTGATCCTTTCTTAAGATCTGGAGATTATCTAGTAATAGAAGATACGTTAGATCAAATAAAGTATCAAGAGACAATACAATCTGAGAATGGTATAAGAAATCTGAATTATGAAGTTGATACTTATTTTTGCGATTTTTGGGGAATGAATAATAGTTGGAATATAAACTCTATTTTTAGAAAAGTATAG